The genomic window TGATAATTTTTATGATAAGTTTGTAGACTTGTATCAAGATGGTTCTGATGAACAGCTCAAAGAACATTATGAATTTTTGGTTGGATACTGGGCTATAGCTTCTTCTTTGCTGATAAACGAGCAAGAATTGTTGGCTTCTGAACAGGTTCCCCACGATCCTCATCCAAATGGTCCCCAAGATGATTTAGATGATGAAGAAATACATAATATAGTAAAAGCTGAACTAGAAGAAAAAATAAATGTACTTTCTGATGATGCTCAACAAGTAGTTATTTCACACCTTGAGGAGATACTTAAATCAGAGCAAGAAAGAAAAAATGATATTCTTTTGGAGCATTATTATCCAAATTTATTTACAGATCATGAGGTTGATATAGTACAAGATTATACTCAGTTTCAGCCAAGAAGTCATTATACTACCAACTCTTTGTTGAAAACATATTTTATGTGATTGCAGTTCCTTATGAGAGAAAAGTTTTATTTCTTGGATGAAGATCTGACCAAAACAGCCTTGATTCAGGTGAATAACATATCAGATGATTCCAAAGAAAAATTTTCTCAAATGCATGAGTTTGTAGAAAAGCTTGTATGAGAAGATGATGATATAAATATCTATGATATTCAAAATTATTTGGAGGAAAACAATCTAGACAGTGACTCTAATATACTAGAAGAATTTGACCAACAAATGCATGAGCAGTTACAAAACCTCAAGCCTCAGCATATAATTTCTACCTCTTATGATACAGATGAGTTTTTCCAAATAACAGAAGAACAGGCTCATCAGGATACTGTTGGTTTTGTGTTTTTTGGTGAAAGAACAACTATTGATTCGTGGATATACGATCAGCTTACAGCAGGATCTGCTGAAAAAGAAGCAAAAGAAAAGCCACCAGTTACAACTGCCAATAGTATTCCTCATATTTTGTCTGAAAATGATTTAGCTTGAAATTTTGTAGGAGAGTTTTTGGAGACTTGGGCTACTGAAAATGATATGCTGGACAGAGAATATCACGAAAAATATTATGACAAAGCTGATGGTCTTATAGATCAGGTAAAATATTTTGATTTTTGAGAAAATATTTATCATAAATGGTTGGATACTCTAAACTATTTATTTATACAAGATGAAAACGACCCTTATTTTGTACAAGATGAGTTATACCAACAAAAAAATCTTGTAACTTATCTTGGTTCTTATACAGAATTGAAACATGCAACTTTGTTGTATGTAAAGCAAGCTTATGCAGAACTTGGTTGAGGATGATGACGATGATGTACTGTAGAAGTAGAGCCTCCAAGCTTATCAGTACCCAAAGGTTATATAGAACCAAATATTGAACTTATTGATAGACTAATATATCTTTCCAAAAAAACAAATGAGTTTTATGATGAAGATAATAAATTTGATGATTTTATCCAGTATCTTGAATTTATCAGACAAATAGCAGTTGCTCAAACCAAAAATGAAGAGATACCTGATGAAGACTTTGAAAAACTAAGACTTTATCACAAAGAATTGAGAGAGATTTTGGTCCCAAATAAGTATATATGACAACCACTCCAAAAAGAGGAAAGAGGTTCTCTGGTGGCAGATATTTTTACTTCAGGAGATTTTGGTGCTTTGTACAATGCTATATGAAGACCACAATTGATAATGGTAATGATAGAGGATGTCAACTGACCTAGGATAGCTGTTGGTCCTGTTTATACTCCTTATGAGTTTTATTGAGAAGAAGTTGTTGGAGAACATGTAGATGTTTCTGGTAGATTAACTGATGAAAACTGGCAGAATGCTTATGATGAGCTTTCTGATGAACAAAAAGACAACTTAAGAGCATTGCCTTTTCAGAATCTATATGAAAAAATAAATAAATGAGAATAACCAGTATTGTGTTTTGATTTTTGTTTTCAGTTATAGTTTTTTTTGTATTGTTTTATGGGTTTGATTCAGAAACTACAAACAACAATGGTTTGTATTCCAGCTCAGAAGATATGGTTGTACAGGAATTTGCAGTTATTCCTCATTTTATGATACAACCTCAAACTGTGTATAATTATTATGACAAACTAAATCACAAATATGCTTTGGATGAGGTTGATGATCTAAATATAGTCTTGATATCTCCAAATCATTTTGGTTTGGGTGAAAATAATTATATATCATTTTATGAAAATCCTAAAACTGATTCCTTGTGTTATGATAAATGGTGTATAAATAATACAAAATCTCTGGTTGATCAAGAGTTAATATATGATTGAACCTGAGCAGAATCTATTTTTGAATCTGACTACCTTTTTAGGTATAAAAATTGAAAATATACCACCAAAGAGCATTGAATTTGAGAACATTTTCCTTACATCAAAAGTTTTTTTGACAGCCCAGATATTTATCCTTTGGTAGTGTCTCCAAATGATTTTAGAAGGGTAGATGATGTGATAGAGTTGCTAAAAAATAAATTTGCAGACAAAAACACATTGTATATATCTTCTGTTGATTTTTCTCATTATCTCCCAGAAAACTTTGCTTATATGCACGATAAAACAAGTTTGTATACTCTAAAAAATTCTTTGGATATCAAAGATTATCAACAACTTGAAGTAGATTGCCAAAACTGTTTGTATATACTAAACAAATTGGCTAAGCACAACCAAAAATATCCAACTTTGGATTATAGAGACAGTAGCAGTTTGATTCAAGGCAAAGAGCTTGGGTATGATAATACTTCTAGACTTTTTATATCTTATGATTCTACAAAACCAGAAAACAACTGACTTACTATAGCCTTTTATGGTGATTTGATTTATGACAGGGGAGTGAGTTATTATTTGGATAATGAAAAAAAGTTTTATGATTTTTTCTCAAGGTATTTTAGTTTGGGAGATACAGGTCAGGACTTGGATTATTATCATCACAGAAAACTTTTTGGTTTTGATTTTGTTGGTTTGAATTTGGAAACACCAGTAGTTTCAGATTCTTCTGTTTGTCAGTCAACAGACAAAGAAGTTGCTTTTTGTTCATCAAAAAAGTTTCTGCCTTGGTTGAAAAATTTGTGATTCAATATACTTAGTTTGGCGAACAATCATAGTATAGATGGAGGTGTACAGGCACATTTGGATACTATCCAAAACCTTGAAGAAGAATGATTTGATTATTTTGGTTATATTAGACATTGAAACCTTTTTGAGAATAATTATGTGTATACAGGTACCAAGAGATGAATTGATTATGCTTGGCATAGTTATGATTTTACTGTAACTCCAAATATGATTGAAAATTACTGTGAAATTCTTGGTGAGTATGAGCCAAGTTATGAAAACTTTGTAAGTGTCCATTGGTGAATAGAATACCAACAAGAACATAATGCAAGACAAGAAAGTATAGCTCACAAATTGATTGATTGCGGAGCTGATTTGATAATAGGTCATCATCCTCATGTAAGTCAGTGAATACAACGGTATGATGACAAGCCAATAATTTATAGTTTGTGAAATTTTTTGTTTGATCAAGGATTTTCTGAAGAAACCAAAAAATGAAAGGAGGTTCTGATAGATTACAATTTGGATGGTGAAATCAATGTTTTTACCTGAACAATAGATGCATATCCGGCTTAGAAAGTAGCTTGATTTTCTGTAAAAAATTTATAAAAATATTTTGTTTGATTCCTATTTTATGAATATGTTTAAAAAAATTTTGAATTTTATTTTTGTAGAAAATAAGTTTACCGTAGTTATTAGATTAATATTGTTGCTTGCTATTGCAGGATGAATATACGAACAAAACTGGATGGCAGTTTTTGTAAGCACATTAGCATTTTTCCTAACTTATTTTCATTTATTTTTTGCAAAATATGATATTAA from Candidatus Absconditicoccus praedator includes these protein-coding regions:
- a CDS encoding DUF3160 domain-containing protein, whose translation is MKKLLFLFVIMVGLTLSGCEFGTQEQPEESDYQETSGEKTEFDQISAGTGGMFEKEEVYNHNKQSEYTYNWQMEQPNLEDMENFEAITEGYTKEWTKQYTPDEETIQEIKNNEKCQEGVEIENKDTQEVIKTVSLEEFTDADHLKLTDKYQGDGYAANLSFHGTDQYMDGGPLDLSDNALDFFEDRGWLLLDPHWQYISYEGEGDDDVNKNDFYKEWVAYINAIGGESEDYRRYPYNTLFVTSDLLLHMYYTIFSDNLKYYEQSFMRKNISELADNFYDKFVDLYQDGSDEQLKEHYEFLVGYWAIASSLLINEQELLASEQVPHDPHPNGPQDDLDDEEIHNIVKAELEEKINVLSDDAQQVVISHLEEILKSEQERKNDILLEHYYPNLFTDHEVDIVQDYTQFQPRSHYTTNSLLKTYFMGLQFLMREKFYFLDEDLTKTALIQVNNISDDSKEKFSQMHEFVEKLVGEDDDINIYDIQNYLEENNLDSDSNILEEFDQQMHEQLQNLKPQHIISTSYDTDEFFQITEEQAHQDTVGFVFFGERTTIDSWIYDQLTAGSAEKEAKEKPPVTTANSIPHILSENDLAGNFVGEFLETWATENDMLDREYHEKYYDKADGLIDQVKYFDFGENIYHKWLDTLNYLFIQDENDPYFVQDELYQQKNLVTYLGSYTELKHATLLYVKQAYAELGGGGGRGCTVEVEPPSLSVPKGYIEPNIELIDRLIYLSKKTNEFYDEDNKFDDFIQYLEFIRQIAVAQTKNEEIPDEDFEKLRLYHKELREILVPNKYIGQPLQKEERGSLVADIFTSGDFGALYNAIGRPQLIMVMIEDVNGPRIAVGPVYTPYEFYGEEVVGEHVDVSGRLTDENWQNAYDELSDEQKDNLRALPFQNLYEKINKGE
- the amrB gene encoding AmmeMemoRadiSam system protein B; its protein translation is MRITSIVFGFLFSVIVFFVLFYGFDSETTNNNGLYSSSEDMVVQEFAVIPHFMIQPQTVYNYYDKLNHKYALDEVDDLNIVLISPNHFGLGENNYISFYENPKTDSLCYDKWCINNTKSLVDQELIYDGTGAESIFESDYLFRYKNGKYTTKEHGIGEHFPYIKSFFDSPDIYPLVVSPNDFRRVDDVIELLKNKFADKNTLYISSVDFSHYLPENFAYMHDKTSLYTLKNSLDIKDYQQLEVDCQNCLYILNKLAKHNQKYPTLDYRDSSSLIQGKELGYDNTSRLFISYDSTKPENNGLTIAFYGDLIYDRGVSYYLDNEKKFYDFFSRYFSLGDTGQDLDYYHHRKLFGFDFVGLNLETPVVSDSSVCQSTDKEVAFCSSKKFLPWLKNLGFNILSLANNHSIDGGVQAHLDTIQNLEEEGFDYFGYIRHGNLFENNYVYTGTKRGIDYAWHSYDFTVTPNMIENYCEILGEYEPSYENFVSVHWGIEYQQEHNARQESIAHKLIDCGADLIIGHHPHVSQGIQRYDDKPIIYSLGNFLFDQGFSEETKKGKEVLIDYNLDGEINVFTGTIDAYPA